The region TCATCTTCATTGGACTGAACCCACAAAGCCGCCACAGGGAAGATCAAACATCCTGCATGAAGAATTTCCATCGACCATAAAAGCTTTTAACAATCAGAACGTAAGTTGACTGCAGCAAGGATGTCGGTAACAACGACCCCCTTAATCACTCAACATGGTTGCGGATGATTCAAACCCTCCCGATTAAGCAGATTCACTTAAACGGCCTGCAACGAATCATCCGATACGTTTTTATCATCGATCAAACAGATATTTGAAATGTTTATTCAACGCTTCAACCGATGGAACTGTTTGCCCTGGCCATCATCGTTGGCATCAGCGGAGGCCTTGCCGCCCGCTTGACCCCACGCAAAGACTGAATCATGTACACCCTCACCGCTGCCCTTGTGACCGCTGGGTTTATCGGCTTATTCATTCCAATCATTGCCCTGCTCTGAGTCATCCACATCCAGCAAGGAGAGGTTTAGAACCGTCCTTGCACAAGACGAAAGTCCCAATCCGTGAATGGAGCTCGCAGCTTCACCAACTCTTGATAGGCGGGGCTTTTGTAGAAATCGATGCCGTCCTGGAGGGTTTTACCCTTGCAGGCTGTCACCACCGTCAAGGGACCTCCATCACCTTCCATCAGCAAGGTGTTGCGCTGGCGAACGAGATACTCACAGCCCCACTCCTCCATCAAGGCATCCACCTTTTCGATGTAGCCCTTCATGGCTGGGTCGGCCTTGGACGTTCCAGTCACAACTGCCATGCCGTAATTCTGCTGAGGATTCGGGATCAGCACCCCGGCAATCAGCCCAACCGATCCGGCTGCGATGCCGACAGCCGCCGTGAGGTTGAAACGCATCGGATCAATCAGCAATGTTCCGTCATCATCGCTGGCCCGTCACCGTTGCCGTAGCCAGCGAAAGCTGGGCACTGCTCCTGCACTGGACCGAGTGAGCGCCAACAACAACGCACCAATCAGGGCCAGGTTCATGAAGAAGCCGCTATCCACCGGAAACGTGTGAAAAATCAGCGTGGTGGGTACGAGAAACACCAGCAGCAGCGACGCCCCGAGCCGGGTGTTCGTTCCAAAAACAAAAACAACCGATCCCAAGATCAAACAGGTGATGGCACTGGCCAGTAGGAATCCAGCCAAGGGTTCGGCGATCCCTTTTGAAGCGATCACATCAACCGTTCCGCTGAAATCCGTCAGTTTTCCGGGAACGGCTTTGACAAACAACGCAGCCATTAAAACGCGCCCGAGCCAATCGAGCAGGATCTGAGGGGTCATCATGTCCAGTTTTTCCAGATAAAACGCTCATCCCAATCTCCCCTGACGGCCCGGATGAATGCATCCTCCGACTCATCGGTCATGAAGCAATATGCAATCACCTTGTTGTCGTCGTCTTTGATCGCCAGAACATCATCCGCCGGCGGTGACGTGGCTGACGAGAAAATTTTGCCGTCTCTCAGGATGAAGCGATGCATCGTCTTCAGACGGGAATTTCTTCAACCTAGCCACGCAAATCCAACGTAAATGTGACGACTCAAACCAAAGCATTCGTCATGGCGCCCTGTCAGAGCTGGACAACGCGATACCGGGGGACTAAGACAGAAATGTCGTCACCACGACACAGGCCATGGAACGGGGGTCTGGGCTTGCTTCCCTTGGATGCGATGACAACCATGGTTTGGATTGGATCAGCTTTTGGCCCTCAGGATCGTGAGGCCGCCAAACGTGAGGCGCTGGTACGGCGTCTTGAGTCAGCCTTAGCAGGTCCTGATGGGCAGCACTCGGCCCAATACCGCGGCACGGCATACCTGCGCCGAAACGGCTTTTCGGCTGTGCGCTGACCGATCAGGCCGCAGTGATGCTTTCAATAGCATCAGCGGATCGCTGGTCTGACCGCATGCCCACTACCGCGACAACGTTTGAAGAGTTCAGGCAGCGGGTCGACTACTCGCTGCTGCAAGCCCTGAAGCCTGATCCTGAGGCGACGTCGGACGGCATTGACCACCGCCCCAGGCCGGTGATCTCAGGCCACTGGGTGCCCGTGAGGCCAACACCCATTCCAGAACCGAAATATGTCGCCCACAGTTTCAGTCTGTTCGCCGAACTTGGGCTCAGTGATGACCTCGCCCGCAACAGCGACTTCACCCGACTGTTTTCTGGCGATGCTTCGGTCGCAGCCGAACCGATGCACCCCTGGGGGTGGGCCACCGGCTATGCCTTGTCGATCTACGGCACCGAATACATCCAGCAGTGTCCCTTCGGCACGGGCAATGGCTACGGCGACGGCCGTGCGATGTCGATCGTTGAAGGCGTTTTTGAGGGCCAGCGCTGGGAAATGCAGCTGAAGGGGGGCGGACCGACCCCCTACTGCCGTGGCGCCGATGGCCGGGCCGTGCTCCGCTCCAGCGTGCGCGAATTCCTGGCCCAGGAGTTCATGCATGCCCTTGGCGTTCCCACCTCCCGTTCGCTCACGCTGTATCGATCTGAAGCCGAAACGGTGAGACGCCCCTGGTACTCCGACCACTCACGCTCCTTTGATCCGGACGTGATGGTCGACAACCAGGCCGCCATCAGCACCCGGGTGGCGCCGTCGTTTTTAAGGGTGGGTCAGATCGAACTGTTTGCTCGCCGCGCACGCGACAACGCTCACCCCAACGCCCACGACGAGCTGCGGCTGATTGTGCAGCACCTGATCGACCGCAATTACCGCGCTGAGATTGATGCAACGCTGCCCTTCCATCAGCAGGTGCTTGAGCTGGCGCGACTGTTCCGCGGTCGACTCACCGCCTTGGTCGCCAACTGGATGCGAGTCGGCTACTGCCAAGGCAACTTCAACAGCGACAACTGCGCTGCCGGTGGATACACCCTCGACTACGGCCCATTCGGCTTCTGTGAATTGTTTGATCCACGCTTCCAACCCTGGACCGGTGGTGGGGCCCACTTCTCCTTTTTCAACCAGCCGGCAGCCGCGGAGGCCAACTACCGGATGTTCTGGAGATCCCTGCGCACCCTGCTGGAAGGAGATGACGCGGCCCAGCGAGAGCTCGATCAACTGAACGAAGGATTTGCCGTGGCGATGCAGCAGCAACTGGAGGCGATGTGGGCCAGCAAGCTGGCGCTCCCTGCTTACGACGAAACCCTTGTGACTGAACTGTTGCAGCTGTTGGTTGCCGCCAAAGCCGATTACACCAAGGCGTTCCGCCTGCTCTCGGCCATTCCCGACCATGTCGCCGAGCTGCATCCGAGCTTCTACTTGCCCAGTTCGGAAGACCTGGATCAACGCTGGCAGACCTGGCTGCAACGCTGGCGTGAGCGAATCACGGCTAACGGCAATCTGGAGGAGACATCAGCTGCCATGCAGCGCGTGAACCCGGCCATCACCTGGCGGGAATGGCTGATCGCCCCGGCTTACCAACAGGCTGAGCAGGGTGACAACAGCCTGGTGCTGGAACTGCAGACCCTGTTCAGCACCCCCTACAGCGCCCCATCCGCAGAGCTGGCGGCCCGCTACGACCAGCTCAGGCCGCAGCAGTTCTTCAGCGCCGGCGGCATCTCTCACTACAGCTGTTCCTCATGAACATGACAGCGTGTGTGCGCCCCCGTCACGGCAACGGCTGATGACCGCCAGCTCCATCCGGCCCCAGCAGACGCATCAGAGCAACCCGGTTCAAGGCGTGTGGAGCCTGGTGTCGTACGTCGTGGAGGTGCAGGAGACCGGTGAAACCTTCGCACCGATGGGAGACCATCCCACCGGTTTTGTAATATTCACGGCCGAAGGGCGGTTGTCCTTCACCCTTTCAGCCCAGGGGCGCCAAGCCGGCTCCACAGCTGAGGAGCGATCCGATCTGCTCAACAGCATGATTGCTTACACCGGCAGTTATCGGCTCGAGGGGGATCGCTGGATCACCCAGGTGGATGTGGCCTGGAATCCCTCCTGGGTCGGCACGGAACAGACCCGTTTTTACCGGGTGGAGAACGACCTGCTGATCGTCAGCACCCCATGGCGGGTAATGCCCAACTGGCCGGAGAAGGGGATGACCCGCAGCATCGTGCACTTTCAACGCTGTTGATCGATCCGCGCTGTTCCATGCACGAGGCCATCCTCGAGTTCTGGTTTGAACAGTGCCGTCCTTGGCAGTGGTTTCGCCGCAGCGAAACGTTCGATCAGGAGGTCCGCCAGCGGTTTGGTGCGCTGGTGGAGCAGGCCCTCGCTGGCGGCCTGCAGTGCTGGGAGGCGCAGCCGTCATCGTGTCTGGCCCTAGTGCTGCTGCTGGATCAATTCAGCCGTCAGATCTGGCGGGGCGAGCCCCGAGCCTTTGCCGGCGATGCACAGGCGCTGCGGCTGAGCCAGCGGGCTCTCGCGCTGGGCTGGATTGCGATGGAACCGCAACGGGCCAGGCGCCAGTTCTGGCTGATGCCGATGCTGCACAGCGAAACCCCCGCTGTGGTGCAGCAGGCGATCCCGCTGCTGCAGATCCATGTGGACCAGGCCACGGCAGACCTGGCACAACGCAACCTGGAACAATTGCAACGCTTCGGGCGCTATCCCTGGCGCGACGAGGCTCGACGAACTGAGCAGAATCACCCCTGACGGGCCAGATCACCCCTGCTAGAACCAGTACATCCGTACCAAAAGCATGGCATGGCTCTGGCGAGCAAAGACGCACCGCCGTTCCTCGGCTTCAAGGCTGGAGACCTGGTGCTCGTTGAACCGCTCTCAGCCGACACCGCTGCAGACGCCGACTGGTGGATGGGCTGGATCATCCATGTGGATGGAGGAGCACGAGATCCGCGCGTGCCGACGCTGTTCCAGGTCGCTGACTGCGATACAGGCCATGTGCGCTGGATCAGCGCTGATGAAGCGACCCGGCTGGTCCTGAGCGGCCTGGAAACCATCAATATTGTGGACTTCACATCGAAGCGGCGCAAGCGCTTGTCGTGAGGCCTGAACAAACAGATCAGACCCTTTTATTCACATGCTTTGATGGAGTTGATTTGACATTGAGATGGCAAGATATTTACTGCGAGGTGGCAACAAGATTTGTGCCAATATCGATCCCTGTAGGTTGGACATATTTATCTACAAAGACGGCCAGGGCAATAACATCAATGCCCTGTTATCTGTAAAAGCAGAACGTCAACTTCTGAAGACAATCCAGATGCCATCGCTACCCATCCAAGCGCGTATGCAGCTGGCCATGAGCCGCATCAGCGCCTGAGGGTGGGAATCACTTGATCCACTCCGTGGTCGGCAACCCCTCCACAGAAGCCACCATCACCCATACGACCGTTGGGGTGTCTCCTTTGTTTTCCACATAGTGCGGCTCTGAGGCACCCTCAATGAAGCTCTCGCCAGGCTTGAACACACTGCTCACCTCACGGCCATCCGGCTGCACACGAGTGTTGAGCAGCTCACCGGAATCGGTGGCCTGCACATAAACCAACATCGGTGCAGGGTGGGTGTGCAGTGGGATCTTGCCCCCCGCAGGGAGCTCAACGCGGAACAGACGCAACTCCGGCTTGCCCTCGGGATACGTCAGATCGGTGCCATTGAGGGTCTGGCTGCCGCTGAAGATCGCCTCGATCTTGGCGTCCGTCGATGCAGCATCCGACGATGCCTGACCGCCGGAGCTTGTTGGCTCCCCGGCGCAACCGACAACACCAACCATCAAAAGGGCAGAGGCTGCCATCGAAGGAAGAGTTGTTTTCAGCATGTGGCGGGTCAGGGAAGGTGATGCCAGCAGTTTGCCGCGATTTTTCAGGCCACCCAGCGATCTGCATCCATGATCCGTTTAATCAACAGCCCAAGCCGCTTGACCTCGCTGAAGTTCACGTCCTTCACCGGCTGATCGAGACCGCTGTCGATCCAGGCCCCATCACGTTTCTCGTAAATCGTGAAGTCCTGTTCCAGGCCTTCACGCCGGATGCAGTACGTCACACCATCGTCATGGAGAAATTCGGCGGAATGCAGCTGCAGAACCATCAATCGGTGACGTTACTCCTGCGATGTTGGCAATAGCTTGCTCAGAGCCACACATCTGGATCCATGACGGCCGCACCCTTGCCCAGTACCGGTGCAGTGACAGGCCTCGGCGAAACCCTGGCCCTTTTTCGGGATCCGTCCTTCAGCCAACGCCGCTTCAGTGAGCTGGGAGATGTGTTCGAGACCAAACTGCTGGCCCAAAGCATCGTGTTCATCCGCGGAGAACGCGCCATCGGTGATCTGCTGAAGCAGGAAGACTGCCTTCAAGGCTGGTGGCCGGACAGCGTGCGGCAACTACTGGGCAGCAAGTCGTTGGCCAACCGCAGCGGTGCAGACCACAAAGCGCGTCGCCGGGTGGTGGGTCAGCTGTTCTCAAGTGCAGCCCTGAGCCGCTACACCCCAGCCATCGAAGCCCTGGTCAAGGACCTTGCCAACGAGCTGCAACAGGCAGATGGCCCGATCCCCCTGGCTGCACGGATGCGGCGCTTTGCCTTTTCGGTGATCGCCACCACGGTGCTGGGGCTGGAGGCCGAGAACCGCGATGCCCTGTTCGCCGATTTCGATATCTGGACCCGCGCCCTGTTTTCCATCCCCCTTGCCTTGCCAGGAACGCCTTTCGCGCGGGCCCTTGCCGCACGGCAACGGTTGCTGGCTCGGCTGAAGACTGTGCTGCAAACCAACAACAACAGGCAACAGGGCGGTCTTGATCTGCTCAGCGGCGGACTGGATGAAGCGGGACTCCCACTAGATGACGATGACCTGGTTGAGCAGCTGCTGCTGCTGCTGTTCGCTGGCTACGAGACCACGGCATCGTCATTGAGCTGCCTGTTTCGAGCCCTGCTGCTCAACCCAGAGGTGGAACAGTGGCTCATGCAGGATCTGAACAGCCACGAACGCCCGTCGAGGCTGGATGCCACAGTGCTTGAGGTGATGCGCATGACGCCACCGGTGGGCGGTTTTTTCCGGCAGAACACCCAGTCGATCGAGCTGGCCGATGTGGCGATTCCCCAGGGAAAGGTGATTCAGGTGGTGCTGAGCTCATCGAGCACCACAGACCAGACCGACTTGGAAACCTTCCGGCCCCAGCGTCATCTGGATGGATCGTTCCAACAGACCCTGCTTCCCTTCGGCGGCGGTGAACGGGTCTGCCTGGGTAAGGCCCTGGCGGAACTGGAAATCCGTTTGATGGCGGTGGGACTGTTGCAGCGCGTTGAGCTGCATCTCGAGCCCGATCAGGATCTCAACCTGCAGTTGATTCCCAGCCCAACGCCTCGGGATGGACTGCTGGTGACGGCCACAGCCCGTTGATCAGCAGACGTCAATCCTTCTTGGGAGGCTTGATCAATTCACCGGTCTGCAACGACACCACTGCAAAACTCCCCACGAACACCAGTGCGACCACCACCAGAACAACGGTGGTGACGTTGCTGATCTCCAGCTCACCGAGCATGAAGGCCAAGGGAACAGGCATCGGAACCTCTACGGAAGCGAGAGCCTAAAGCTGGGGTGTGATGGCGTCGTTGGGGAAAAACTCCTCAAACACACAGATGCGATCGGCCCAGCGCATCTCCACCTCAAAACGCATCAAGCGGTGGCGCACCCACATCAGGGTGTCGACATCAATGGGTTTGTGAACCTTCTGCTTTTGCGCCCTGAACCAGTCGTCCTTGTTCTGATGAGAGTTCATTGAACTGAGAATGAGCACTCACACCGTAAGGACGGTGCTGAATGGCGCAGCCAACGTCACCATCCGTAAGCATCGATGCACACAGGTATCAGCCAAAAGTGTTCATCTGATCATGATCTTCAGAGAATCTTTGCGTTCTCATCCTTCTGAAGAGGTCGTCTGATCCTTCATTTGGTCGCCATCGCAGCAGTGCTGGGGGTGCACGGAGGAGGACATTGTTGAAATCATTCCACTTGATCAATGCCCCTCAACCCTGTCGTGAAGCTGTTGAAATCAACATCGACAGTCAAATCAAACGCAGACAAAACAAAACCAGCTCTACTTCCACGACCTCTTCGACCGGATCCAATTCGTCCACGAAAACAATCCATCGAAACCAGCTGGGACGAACTCCGGCAGGAATACTCGGGGCTCGGTTGAGGCGGTTTCCGCAAATTTCTCTGTTGTGTAGCGGCATGAACGACAGAACCCTGGACAGAGCCTGTAGAACATTGATGTAGCAACAGCTACAACACGTTCACCTCACCACCGGTGAGGCGCAGTTCGACTCAGGCCATGGAACGGGGACCTGAGCTTGCTTCGAGGAACCCATCATGACCCTGACCTATCGCGGCCAGACGTACGTCCAGAACAACGCTGCTGCCACCAACTGCAAGCGTCCGGCTCTCGTGTACCGCGGCCACAAAGTGGCTCAGTGAGCAGCACTTTGAAGCAGCTTAATCGCCCCGCTTCGGCGGGGCTTTTTTTGTGCTTTCAGCCAACGGTTAATTCACCATCAACGCCGTATTGGTGCAGACATTGCTTCACCGTGAGCACCGACACAGTGCTGCCCGTATCAGCATCAAACAAGGCATAAGGACAACCCCGCACAACACAACGACGACGTGCATCGACGTAGGCATCAAACAGGGTCTGGTGGGAACATTCCTCCACCCAGCCACTGCTGCTCAAGTAGCGCGTCAGGATCATGCGCCCGGCACAGATGCTTTCGTGATGGCCCATGGATCCACCGGGTGGCTGAAGTTACCTGAACTCTTCGGGATCACAGCACGTTGATCAGTTTTCCGTGTTGTTCAGCACAACCAACATGCTCAGGAGGAGCGCGTTAGGACAGGGTGTCGATCCACTGGGAATGCCACTGTTCGTCTGTGCCGGCTGCAGCATGCGCATCGAGCGATCGATGGCCACCTATCTGCGTCTGAAAGGCAGGGTGCTGTGCTCCACCTGTCTGGACCAGATGGAGTCTGAATTGACCACTGGCAGTGACCGAAACGTGGCAGCCCCATCGGTGCCGACTCAGGAATCACCGATGAGCTGAGAGCCGATCAGGCCTTGGTCCTGAAGGTCTGGCTGGTACGACGTCATTCCGTAGCTGATCACACCGCGCGTGCCACCGGTGCCGCAGACAGTGGCAGGGCGGAGAAACCTAGGGTTCCGATCCCATCAGGGATGTCTGGTCCAAGAGGTTTCGGTCGGTTCTGCCGGCTGCACGGAGGGACAAAAGCCCGGGAGACCGCAACAACCCCAACTCTCCCTTCGATGTCATCCCCAACGGACCCCAACGGGGCCTTTCAGCGTTCGCATCCCAGCGAAGGCATGCAGGCGCTCGAGAAGGAACGCAAGTTGCCCCTCACCGGCTGGCAACAGGAAGTTGATCAGGCCAAGCGCCTGGGTCTCGAAGCTGCGGAAAGCATCGTTGACCGCAACATCTCCACCTTTTCGCGAGGTGAGCTCCCGCATTTCGCCGGCATCAACACCTTCATGAAGGCTCCCTACCTGGAGGATGTGAACCAGGTGGGCAATTACGACGTGGCCATCGTCGGAGTCCCCCACGATTGCGGAACCACCTACCGCCCCGGCACCCGCTTCGGGCCCCAGGGCATCCGTCGCATCTCAGCCCTTTACACCCCCTACAACTACGAAATGGGGGTTGATCTGCGCGAACAGATCACCCTCTGCGATGTCGGCGACATCTTCACCATTCCGGCCAACAACGAGAAAAGCTTCGATCAGATCTCCAAGGGCATCGCCCACGTGTTCGCCAGCGGCGCCTTCCCGATCATTCTCGGCGGCGACCACTCCATCGGCTTCCCAACCGTCCGCGGCGTCTGCCGCTATCTGGGTGACAAGAAAGTGGGCATCATCCACTTCGACCGTCACGTCGACACCCAGGAGATCGACCTGGACGAGCGGATGCACACCTGTCCGTGGTTCCACGCCACCAACATGGCCAACGCTCCGGCCGAGAACCTGGTGCAGCTCGGCATCGGCGGCTGGCAGGTGCCGCGCGAAGGCGTGAAGGTCTGCCGCGAACGTGGCACCAACGTGCTCACCGTCACGGACATCACCGAGATGGGTCTGGAGGCGGCATCCAAATACGCCATCGAACGCGCCACCGACGGCACCGACTGCGTTTACATCTCCTTTGACATCGACTGCATCGATGCCGGCTTCGTGCCGGGCACCGGCTGGCCCGAACCCGGCGGCCTGCTGCCGCGCGAGGCGCTCAAGCTGCTGGAACTGATCGTGCGCAATGTTCCGGTGTGCGGTCTCGAAATCGTGGAGGTTTCGCCGCCATATGACATCAGCGACATGACCTCGCTGATGGCCACCCGCGTGATCTGCGACGCCATGGCCCATCTCGTGGTCAGCGGCCAGCTCCCCCGCAAGGGCAAGCCGGCCTGGATCAGCGATGTCTGCAACATGAACGTCGATCAGAAGTGGAGGTAGGCCATGCATGAAGTCGACATGACCAAGTGCCTGCTGATCTCCCTCAATGAATGGCGGCGGGATCGGGACGATCCCTCAGCAATGGTGGATACTGTGCACCTCGATGTGGGCCGCTTCACCTGCGTTGAGCCCGATCAGCTGGTGACGACCTACAACGCCGCGGTGCAGGGCACCTGGCTCGATGGTTCCCGGCTCACCATCACCGACATTTCCTTCGTCGGTCGCTGTCTGGCCTGCAACAGCACCTATGACCCTGTGCCGGAGAGCGCCTACCGCTCCCCCTGCTGCGATCACCCACTTGAGGAGATCGTCAGCGGCCGGGAACTGCGGATCCGCAACATCGATTACCGCAGTGCTGCCGGCGCTGCCCTTGAGTCCGGCTCCATCCAGCGCATGCGCTGACAACCCAAATACCTCCATTTAGCCATGCACATGCCCCTTGAGGACACCCTCGGTCTCAACCTCCTCGCCGCCAACCAGCACCAGGCGGAGCACAACCACGAGCATTTCCAGGCCTGGAACGTGCTCTGCCTCAACCTAATGAGCAGCCCCGGTGCCGGCAAGACCGCCCTGCTCGAACGCTCCCTGCCGGCGTTGGCCGCCAATCACAAGATGGCGGTGCTGGAGGGCGACATGACCACCCAGCTCGATGCCGAGCGTCTGGAAGCCGTCGGCATTCCAGTGGTGCCGATCACCACCGGTCGGGCCTGTCATCTCGATGCCGCCATGGTGAGCGGCGGACTCACTTTGCTGAAGCAACGCCTGGATCCAACCCAGCTCGATCTGCTTCTGGTGGAGAACGTCGGCAACCTTGTTTGCCCCGCTGAATTCGATGTGGGGGAACACCACAAGGTGGCTCTGCTCAGCGTCACCGAGGGCGACGACAAACCGCTCAAGTACCCGCTGATGTTCCGCCAGGCGGATGTGGTGCTGATCACCAAGGTGGATCTGCTGCCCCACCTGCAGGTGGAGCTGGCGGCGATCCGCCGCAACATCCTCAGCATCAACCCCAACGCCACGGTGATCGAGGTCTCCGCCCTCAGCGGCGAAGGCCTAGATGTCTGGCACCAGTGGGTGCGGCAGGCCCTTGCCGATCGCACCGCCGTCTCCTCTGCTGCAGCCAGGGCTGCAGACCAGTCCCCCGCTCTGGCCACCGCCTGAGCCCCGATCCCGTCATCCACCCATCACGCCGATGCCATGACCAAGCAACTCCGCAATCTCCTGATCGCCGGCCTGGCGATCGTTCTGGCCGTCGCCTGTTCCAAGCCCTCAACCCCAACTGTGGGCGGCACCCCGATCGTTCTCGGCTACAGCAACTGGGCCGGTTGGTGGCCCTGGGCCATCGCCGTTGAAGAGAAGCTGTTCGAAAAGAATGGCGTGAATGTAGAGATGAAGTGGTTCGACGGCTACGTGCAGTCGATGGAAACCTTCGCCGCCGGCAAGATCGACGGCAATTCCCAGACCCTGAACGACACCATCTCCTTCCTGCCAGGCGAGAACGGTGGTGAAGTTGTTGTGCTGGTGAACGACAACTCCGCCGGCAACGACCAGATCATTGCTGACGCCTCGATCACCTCCATCGCAGAGCTCAAGGGCAAGACGGTGGCCGTTGAAGAGGGCGTCGTAGACGATTACTTGCTCAGCCTTGCTCTCAAGGACGTTGGCCTCAGCCGTGAGGATGTGGTGATCAAAGGCCTGCCCACCGACCAGGCCGCCACAGCCTTTGCCGCCGGGCAGGTGGATGCCGTCGGCGCCTTCCCGCCATACACCGGCACCGCCATGCAGCGCGAGGGTGCCCGGGTGATCGCCAGCTCCAAGGAGTACCCCGGTGCCATTCCCGATCTGCTCACCGTGAGCGGTGATCTGATCAAGGAACGGCCCGACGACGTTCAGAAGATCGTCAAGACCTGGTGGGACGTGCGCGACTTCATGGAGAAGAACCCCGAGAAATCAGAGGCAATCATGGCCAAGCGGGCCGGCATTCCCACAGAGGAGTACGAGCAGTACAAGGACGGCACCCGTTTCTTTTCGATCGACGAGAACCTGGAAGCCTTCAGCGAAGGCGAAGGCATGCAGTACATGCCCTTCGCCTCGGAATCGATGGCGAAATTCATGATCTCCGTTGGCTTCATTCCCGAGAAGCCGGACATGAGCAACCTGTTTGATTCCAGCTTCATCAAGAAGGTCGCCGAATCCTGATGACTGCCACGGCCGCCGCTGCATCCAAGGGGAGGGGCTCAGGGCTCCTCTCTCTGCTCACCCTGGGGGCCACCCCATCGGGGGCCGTGCGTGGCGGCCTGCAGGTCGCCTCCCTGCTGATCCCACTTTTGGCCTGGGCGGCCATCGCCTCCCTGGGCCTGGTAGATGAGAAGTTCCTGCCATCACCGGGGGCGGTGTTCCGCTCCCTGGCTTCGATGGCCGAAAGCGGCATCCTGTTCCAGGACATCGTCGCCAGCACCGGTCGGGTGTTCGCTGGCTTTCTGCTCGCCACCGTTCTGGCGGTTCCGATCGGCATCTGCATGGGGGTGTACCCAGCGGTGTGCGCCATGTGCGAACCCCTGATCGCCATGCTCCGCTACATGCCGGCAGCAGCGTTCATCCCCCTGCTGATCATCTACCTCGGCATCGGCGAGGAACCCAAGATCGCCCTGATCTTTCTCGGCACGATCTACTTCAACATCCTGATGGT is a window of Synechococcus sp. A15-24 DNA encoding:
- a CDS encoding hydrogenase maturation nickel metallochaperone HypA, whose amino-acid sequence is MHEVDMTKCLLISLNEWRRDRDDPSAMVDTVHLDVGRFTCVEPDQLVTTYNAAVQGTWLDGSRLTITDISFVGRCLACNSTYDPVPESAYRSPCCDHPLEEIVSGRELRIRNIDYRSAAGAALESGSIQRMR
- the hypB gene encoding hydrogenase nickel incorporation protein HypB; amino-acid sequence: MHMPLEDTLGLNLLAANQHQAEHNHEHFQAWNVLCLNLMSSPGAGKTALLERSLPALAANHKMAVLEGDMTTQLDAERLEAVGIPVVPITTGRACHLDAAMVSGGLTLLKQRLDPTQLDLLLVENVGNLVCPAEFDVGEHHKVALLSVTEGDDKPLKYPLMFRQADVVLITKVDLLPHLQVELAAIRRNILSINPNATVIEVSALSGEGLDVWHQWVRQALADRTAVSSAAARAADQSPALATA
- a CDS encoding ABC transporter substrate-binding protein, which translates into the protein MTKQLRNLLIAGLAIVLAVACSKPSTPTVGGTPIVLGYSNWAGWWPWAIAVEEKLFEKNGVNVEMKWFDGYVQSMETFAAGKIDGNSQTLNDTISFLPGENGGEVVVLVNDNSAGNDQIIADASITSIAELKGKTVAVEEGVVDDYLLSLALKDVGLSREDVVIKGLPTDQAATAFAAGQVDAVGAFPPYTGTAMQREGARVIASSKEYPGAIPDLLTVSGDLIKERPDDVQKIVKTWWDVRDFMEKNPEKSEAIMAKRAGIPTEEYEQYKDGTRFFSIDENLEAFSEGEGMQYMPFASESMAKFMISVGFIPEKPDMSNLFDSSFIKKVAES
- a CDS encoding ABC transporter permease produces the protein MTATAAAASKGRGSGLLSLLTLGATPSGAVRGGLQVASLLIPLLAWAAIASLGLVDEKFLPSPGAVFRSLASMAESGILFQDIVASTGRVFAGFLLATVLAVPIGICMGVYPAVCAMCEPLIAMLRYMPAAAFIPLLIIYLGIGEEPKIALIFLGTIYFNILMVMDAVKFVPKELIETTLTLGGRSRQVLVQVVARYSLPSILDTLRINIATSWNLVVVAELVAAEVGLGKRIQLAQRFFRTDQIFAELIVLGLIGFAIDMGFRLLLRLSCRWAV